One genomic window of Luteitalea pratensis includes the following:
- a CDS encoding vanadium-dependent haloperoxidase → MKIQPTRRSIRSGAPLGLLKSLIAVVASVWYVAAAGERVFAAGGSDAVTLWNENAGVAATEACLAPLANPLHESRIYAMMHIAIHDALNAIDRRSRPYAFDVHAEAGASPDAAVAAAARGVLVPLIAQLPLELHTQACIDAGVASVEAAYTTALAAIPAGEAKAQGIVVGRSAAAAILDVRAQDGAVGPFLNFACPQDTDPGEYQCTPGTPFIVFEGWADVTPFVLHHSSQFRPAPPYAVDRQKYTADFTEVKSLGGDAVNTPSARTADETEIALFWWESSPLKWNRIARTVSADRGLTLWENARLFGLLNMTLADGYVAMVDSKNHYNYWRPVTAIQAGDTDGNPDTVGDPTWTPLRGTPPNQDYASGHAIEGGAGAEVLKQFFGTDAISFRDCSATLPAGSTCSDATPVFRSYASFSQAAVENAYSRILIGFHFRKSVEEGSEYGRQIGKRAANLYLRPVH, encoded by the coding sequence GCATCGGTGTGGTACGTGGCTGCGGCAGGTGAGCGGGTCTTCGCTGCCGGCGGCAGCGATGCCGTCACACTCTGGAACGAAAATGCCGGTGTGGCTGCCACCGAGGCGTGCCTTGCCCCCCTCGCCAACCCACTCCACGAATCGCGGATTTACGCCATGATGCACATCGCCATCCACGATGCGCTCAACGCCATAGACCGTCGCTCTCGCCCGTACGCGTTCGACGTGCATGCCGAAGCGGGCGCTTCGCCTGATGCGGCTGTTGCTGCGGCGGCGCGAGGGGTGCTCGTCCCGCTCATCGCTCAACTGCCTCTCGAGCTCCACACGCAGGCGTGCATCGATGCAGGCGTCGCAAGCGTTGAAGCCGCCTATACAACGGCGCTCGCCGCAATTCCCGCTGGCGAGGCCAAGGCGCAGGGTATTGTGGTCGGACGGTCTGCGGCTGCCGCCATACTCGACGTGAGGGCGCAGGACGGCGCGGTTGGGCCATTTCTCAACTTCGCGTGCCCGCAGGATACCGATCCCGGCGAGTATCAGTGCACGCCAGGTACTCCGTTCATCGTTTTCGAGGGGTGGGCTGACGTCACCCCCTTCGTCCTGCACCACAGCTCACAGTTCCGCCCGGCACCGCCGTATGCGGTGGACAGGCAGAAGTACACGGCTGATTTCACCGAAGTGAAATCTCTGGGGGGCGATGCCGTCAACACTCCCAGCGCACGCACGGCCGACGAAACCGAAATCGCCCTCTTCTGGTGGGAAAGTTCGCCGCTGAAGTGGAACCGGATTGCGAGAACCGTGTCCGCCGACCGGGGACTCACACTCTGGGAGAACGCCCGGCTGTTCGGGCTGCTCAACATGACGCTTGCGGACGGCTACGTCGCCATGGTCGATTCCAAGAACCACTACAACTACTGGCGACCGGTCACCGCTATTCAGGCCGGGGACACGGATGGCAACCCAGATACCGTCGGCGACCCGACATGGACGCCGTTGCGCGGCACTCCTCCGAATCAGGACTACGCCTCGGGCCACGCGATTGAAGGTGGGGCGGGTGCTGAAGTCTTGAAGCAGTTCTTCGGCACCGACGCGATCAGCTTCCGGGACTGCAGCGCGACGCTACCTGCGGGTAGCACGTGCAGCGATGCGACGCCGGTATTCCGCTCATATGCCAGCTTCTCTCAGGCGGCGGTCGAGAACGCCTATTCGCGCATCCTCATCGGCTTTCACTTCCGAAAATCGGTCGAAGAAGGGAGCGAATACGGACGGCAGATCGGCAAGCGCGCCGCCAACCTCTACCTGCGTCCTGTGCACTGA
- a CDS encoding short-chain fatty acid transporter, which translates to MTQTRENRLARVGLRLSAWFERWFPDAFALALLVVVIVFLASLTIGASPTQAADWFGAGFWDLVPFTMQMAMILVTGYVAATSPPIHRAIQAMASWPRTQKSAIAWVAVFSMLSSLVSWSFSLVCSGLLAREVAQRVSTADYRALGAAAYLGVGSVWALGLSSSAALIMATPTSLPPSLLAISGAIPLNHTLLLWQSALMAVVLIVLSTVIAVYSAPRPEHAVTMSRMGVIPAPVRGSSPSVEHPGEWLEHSPLLTIAVGSLGYSTWREVHANGAPVLLQLNRYIFLFLMVGLLLHWRPRSFVRAVSDAVPSVGGVLVQYPLYAGAVGIMTESGLASRLAHGFVAVSNEHTFLVLVGIYSAALGVFIPSAGARWLVEAPYVLANLIHPFWMLPLPGILGIKARDILGYCALQFAVHVPVVLLLVWALNYTLQ; encoded by the coding sequence ATGACGCAGACGCGTGAGAACAGGCTCGCGCGTGTTGGCTTGCGACTCTCGGCCTGGTTCGAGCGTTGGTTCCCCGACGCCTTCGCGCTCGCGCTCCTCGTCGTCGTGATCGTGTTCCTCGCCAGCCTGACGATCGGCGCGTCCCCGACGCAGGCCGCCGATTGGTTTGGCGCGGGGTTCTGGGATCTCGTGCCGTTCACGATGCAGATGGCGATGATCCTCGTGACGGGATACGTCGCGGCAACGTCACCGCCGATTCATCGGGCCATTCAGGCCATGGCGTCGTGGCCGCGGACGCAAAAGAGCGCGATCGCCTGGGTGGCGGTCTTCTCGATGCTCTCCTCCCTGGTGTCGTGGAGCTTCAGCTTGGTCTGCTCGGGCCTGCTCGCCCGGGAGGTCGCCCAGCGCGTCAGCACGGCCGACTATCGCGCACTGGGTGCCGCCGCCTATCTTGGTGTGGGTAGCGTGTGGGCACTGGGTCTGTCGTCCTCAGCTGCGCTCATCATGGCCACGCCCACGTCACTGCCGCCGTCACTTCTGGCGATCAGCGGTGCGATCCCGCTGAATCACACCTTGTTGCTGTGGCAGAGCGCCTTGATGGCGGTCGTTCTGATCGTACTGTCAACGGTCATCGCCGTCTACTCGGCGCCGCGTCCTGAGCATGCCGTGACCATGAGCCGCATGGGTGTGATACCCGCGCCCGTGCGCGGGTCGAGTCCATCGGTCGAGCATCCCGGTGAATGGCTCGAGCACAGCCCGCTGTTGACGATCGCCGTTGGCTCGCTCGGCTACTCTACCTGGCGAGAGGTGCACGCGAACGGCGCACCTGTCCTGCTGCAGTTGAACCGCTACATATTCTTGTTCCTGATGGTGGGCCTGCTCCTCCACTGGCGGCCAAGGTCGTTTGTGCGTGCAGTGAGTGATGCGGTGCCGTCAGTCGGTGGTGTGCTCGTGCAGTACCCGTTGTATGCCGGTGCGGTTGGCATCATGACGGAGTCAGGGCTCGCATCCAGGCTGGCGCACGGCTTCGTCGCAGTGTCGAACGAGCACACGTTTCTTGTGCTCGTTGGCATCTACTCCGCCGCGCTAGGGGTGTTCATTCCATCGGCGGGAGCTAGATGGCTGGTGGAAGCGCCGTACGTCCTCGCGAATTTGATCCATCCGTTCTGGATGTTGCCGCTGCCGGGCATTCTCGGCATCAAGGCGCGCGATATCCTCGGGTACTGCGCCCTGCAGTTCGCCGTGCACGTCCCTGTCGTGCTGTTGCTCGTGTGGGCGCTCAACTACACCCTGCAATGA
- a CDS encoding sugar phosphate isomerase/epimerase family protein produces MPTDRRVFLTALTAGLAAPAILRARPAKRYPIGFSTLGCPAWSWKTVLEQADQLGYASLELRGVAGEMDLTKVPELVGSRRAATRNDLAALGLVISDLGASARMHEREPATRAAQFDEGRRFIDLAHALEVKYVRMFGDKFPEGEPRDDVMKRVVEGFQQMAAHARPAGVTVLMESHGDFTRSKDLVAIERAVHSEAFALLWDAHHTFVAGNEAPADTYAALGRLVRHTHLKDSKADGTDRRYVLTGTGQVPVKAQVSVLAKAGYKGYYCFEWEKKWHPDIEEPEVAFPHFARTMAAYLTDVGVVPT; encoded by the coding sequence ATGCCTACTGACCGCCGCGTGTTTCTCACGGCCCTCACGGCGGGCCTCGCCGCGCCAGCTATCCTCCGCGCCCGTCCGGCGAAGCGGTACCCGATCGGGTTCTCGACGCTGGGGTGTCCGGCGTGGAGCTGGAAGACCGTCCTGGAGCAGGCCGATCAGCTCGGCTACGCTTCGCTCGAGCTCCGAGGCGTGGCGGGCGAAATGGATCTGACCAAGGTCCCCGAGCTCGTCGGGTCGCGACGGGCGGCCACCAGGAACGATCTCGCGGCGCTCGGTCTCGTCATCTCGGACCTCGGCGCCTCCGCCCGCATGCACGAAAGGGAGCCGGCCACGCGAGCCGCGCAATTCGACGAGGGCCGCCGGTTCATCGATCTCGCCCACGCGCTCGAGGTGAAGTACGTGCGGATGTTCGGCGACAAGTTCCCGGAAGGCGAACCACGCGACGACGTCATGAAGCGCGTCGTCGAGGGCTTCCAGCAGATGGCTGCGCACGCCAGGCCCGCGGGCGTCACCGTGCTGATGGAATCACACGGTGATTTCACCCGGTCGAAGGACCTTGTCGCGATTGAGCGCGCGGTCCATTCGGAGGCCTTCGCCCTCCTCTGGGACGCACATCACACGTTCGTCGCCGGGAACGAGGCGCCGGCCGACACCTATGCGGCGCTTGGCCGCCTGGTCCGGCACACGCACCTGAAGGACTCGAAGGCTGACGGAACGGACCGCCGGTATGTCCTGACGGGAACAGGCCAGGTGCCGGTCAAGGCGCAAGTGTCCGTGCTCGCGAAGGCGGGCTACAAGGGCTACTACTGTTTCGAGTGGGAGAAGAAGTGGCATCCAGACATCGAAGAGCCTGAGGTGGCGTTCCCACACTTCGCGCGCACGATGGCCGCCTATCTGACCGACGTCGGGGTGGTACCGACGTAG